The following proteins are encoded in a genomic region of Methanoculleus sp. SDB:
- a CDS encoding DNA-directed RNA polymerase, producing the protein MHKTTCADCGEECEVPFKPTEGRPVYCRDCLPKYRKPRF; encoded by the coding sequence ATGCACAAGACCACCTGCGCCGACTGCGGCGAAGAGTGCGAAGTGCCGTTCAAGCCCACCGAGGGCAGGCCTGTGTACTGCAGGGACTGTCTCCCGAAGTACCGGAAACCCCGGTTCTAA